Proteins encoded in a region of the Oncorhynchus clarkii lewisi isolate Uvic-CL-2024 chromosome 18, UVic_Ocla_1.0, whole genome shotgun sequence genome:
- the LOC139373026 gene encoding carboxy-terminal domain RNA polymerase II polypeptide A small phosphatase 1-like → MDHQSSIITQVSRDEEGNREKGPPPSSSKKPRSRGLFHSLFCCLCHDQAEPPPVNNNAPLLVEENGTVSKVQVRPLLPQAKSKDAGKICVVIDLDETLVHSSFKPVNNADFIIPVEIDGTVHQVYVLKRPHVDEFLKRMGELFECILFTASLAKYADPVSDLLDKWGAFRGRLFRESCVFHRGNYVKDLSRLGRDLNKVIIIDNSPASYVFHPDNAVPVASWFDDMADTELLDLIPFFEGLSKVEDVYTVLRQQRDSS, encoded by the exons ATGGACCACCAGTCCTCAATAATCACGCAAGTTAGTCGAGATgaagaggggaatagagagaagg GTCCCCCACCCTCGTCGTCTAAGAAGCCCAGGAGTCGAGGCCTGTTCCACAGCCTCTTCTGCTGCCTATGTCATGACCAGGCTGAGCCCCCGCCGGTCAACAACAACGCCCCGCTACTGGTGGAGGAGAACGGGACTGTCTCCAAG GTCCAGGTCAGACCGCTGCTTCCTCAGGCCAAGTCAAAAGACGCAGGGAAGATCTGTGTTGTCATAGACCTGGATGAAACACTGGTCCACAGCTCATTCAAG CCGGTGAACAATGCTGATTTTATAATTCCCGTAGAGATCGATGGAACTGTTCATCAG GTATATGTGTTGAAGCGACCTCACGTGGATGAGTTCCTTAAGAGGATGGGAGAGCTGTTTGAATGTATTCTGTTCACAGCTAGCCTGGCTAAG TATGCTGACCCAGTGTCAGACCTGCTGGATAAGTGGGGTGCGTTCCGCGGCCGTCTGTTCCGTGAGTCGTGTGTGTTCCACCGGGGGAACTACGTGAAGGACCTGAGTCGTCTGGGCAGGGACCTGAACAAGGTCATCATCATAGACAACTCCCCAGCCTCCTACGTCTTCCACCCAGACAACGCT GTGCCTGTGGCGTCGTGGTTCGATGACATGGCCGACACCGAGCTCCTGGATCTAATCCCCTTCTTCGAAGGGCTCAGTAAAGTGGAGGATGTCTACACGGTGCTCAGGCAACAGAGGGACTCCAGCTAG